A region from the Podarcis raffonei isolate rPodRaf1 chromosome 11, rPodRaf1.pri, whole genome shotgun sequence genome encodes:
- the LOC128423423 gene encoding lysozyme C-3-like: protein MKVLALTLFCLLLAGNEAKVYERCELAARLKQGGMDGYRGVSLANWLCAAYHESRFNTRAVGPPNSDGSRDYGLFQINSRWWCDNGHRPTANGCRSSCNAFLNDDITNDINCAKRIVRDPQGMNAWVAWRNHCKGKDLSGWTRGCRL from the exons ATGAAGGTTCTGGCCCTCAccctcttctgcctcctccttGCAGGGAATGAAGCCAAAGTGTATGAGAGATGTGAACTGGCTGCGCGACTGAAACAGGGTGGGATGGATGGATATCGTGGCGTCAGCCTGGCCAACT GGCTCTGTGCCGCTTATCATGAAAGCAGATTTAACACAAGAGCCGTGGGGCCACCAAACTCCGACGGCAGCCGTGACTATGGACTCTTTCAGATAAACAGCCGCTGGTGGTGCGACAATGGACATCGCCCAACAGCCAATGGGTGTAGAAGCTCCTGCAATG CGTTCTTAAATGATGACATCACAAATGATATTAACTGTGCCAAGAGGATTGTCCGTGACCCCCAAGGGATGAACGCCTG GGTTGCTTGGAGGAATCATTGCAAAGGAAAAGATCTCTCTGGGTGGACAAGAGGTTGCAGACTCTGA